The following proteins are co-located in the Pyricularia oryzae 70-15 chromosome 1, whole genome shotgun sequence genome:
- a CDS encoding SUMO-activating enzyme subunit uba-2 — translation MATNPESPLPIHNPPPIANAAPQPAPPAQPMQPAQHVTQRQVVQPTPRTRDTFNGQALGRETNARVKQARVLMVGAGGIGCELLKNLALAGFGEIHAVDLDTIDLSNLNRQFLFRHEHIKKSKAKVAKEAAQKFNPNVKIEAHEANIKSPQFNVEWFRSFAVVFNALDNLDARRHVNRMCLAADVPLIDSGTTGFNGQVQVTKKGVTACYDCEPKDPPKSFPVCTIRSTPSQPIHCIVWGKSYLLNEIFGTSEDESAFDHSADQNNAEEVAELKREALALRAIRDSIGTDKFPQMLFDKVFKADVERLRSMTDMWKDRKPPTPLDFETLKTKSAEDLNRTDATLKDSQRLWSLEENFSVFIDSLSRLSKRILELRKSKTPESPEPIIEFDKDDQDTLDFVASSANIRSHIFGIEGKSLFDIKQMAGNIIPAIATTNAIVAGLCVLEAFKVLKGQYEAAKEAFLTPFRETGRIGIDRPRKPNPDCPVCSVFQISVVADLSRATLDNLVEFVKHGVGFGEKDFSVHVQDGKDLKMLYDVEETENLPKLLTELGVSPDSFVTIMDDDDDGLVNVVILIEAPKTADDNASAIQALHPDKKLDIPKKPAKKPPQPPTSNGAVVSNGTSLTLEGDNEKTQKNPKRPREGGEADEAANGREPKKAKIRGGDDDVVVVTDEGGALVISDDED, via the exons ATGGCGACAAATCCCGAGTCACCGTTGCCCATACACAACCCGCCGCCCATAGCCAATGCCGCGCCGCAACCCGCTCCTCCAGCGCAACCGATGCAGCCCGCGCAGCACGTCACCCAACGACAGGTTGTACAGCCCACACCGAGGACACGGGATACCTTCAATGGCCAGGCGCTTGGGCGTGAGACCAATGCCCGTGTTAAGCAG GCGCGCGTCTTGATGGTCGGAGCAGGTGGCATTGGCTGCGAGCTATTGAAGAATCTTGCTTTGGCCGGTTTTGGCGAGATTCACGCCGTAGACCTCGACACGATAGACCTCAGCAACCTCAATCGACAGTTCTTGTTTCGACATGAGCACATCAAAAAGAGCAAGGCAAAGGTAGCAAAAGAGGCTGCGCAGAAGTTCAATCCGAACGTCAAGATCGAAGCGCATGAGGCCAATATCAAGAGCCCACAGTTTAACGTCGAGTGGTTCAGGTCTTTCGCCGTGGTTTTCAATGCGCTCGATAATCTAGATGCGCGAAGACATGTAAACCGAATGTGCCTAGCCGCCGATGTGCCGCTTATCGACAGCGGAACTACTGGATTCAATGGCCAAGTGCAAGTTACCAAGAAGGGCGTCACCGCATGCTATGACTGCGAACCCAAGGATCCGCCGAAGTCGTTTCCTGTTTGCACCATTCGCAGCACACCCAGCCAGCCGATTCACTGCATTGTGTGGGGGAAAAGCTATCTATTGAATGAGATTTTCGGGACCTCGGAGGATGAGTCGGCATTCGATCACAGCGCAGATCAAAACAACGCCGAAGAGGTCGCTGAACTGAAGCGAGAGGCTCTTGCGCTGAGAGCGATCCGTGACTCCATCGGGACAGACAAGTTTCCCCAGATGCTCTTCGACAAGGTCTTCAAAGCGGACGTTGAGAGGTTGCGCTCAATGACGGACATGTGGAAGGACAGGAAGCCACCTACTCCACTCGACTTTGAGACattgaagacgaaatctgcCGAAGACCTCAACAGGACAGATGCTACACTGAAAGATTCCCAACGGCTGTGGTCGCTAGAGGAGAACTTTAGCGTCTTCATTGACAGCCTCAGTAGGCTGAGCAAGCGGATCCTCGAGCTGAGGAAGAGCAAAACGCCTGAAAGCCCAGAGCCCATCATTGAATTTGATAAAGATGACCAGGACACCCTTGATTTTGTCGCGTCAAGCGCCAACATTAGGTCTCACATATTTGGAATTGAGGGCAAATCCCTCTTTGACATTAAACAAATGGCTGGCAACATCATTCCTGCTATCGCAACAACCAATGCTATTGTGGCTGGCTTGTGTGTCCTAGAGGCTTTCAAGGTACTCAAGGGCCAGTACGAGGCTGCCAAAGAG GCATTTTTGACTCCTTTCAGAGAAACGGGCCGGATCGGCATCGACCGCCCACGAAAGCCAAATCCAGACTGTCCTGTCTGCAGCGTGTTCCAAATCAGTGTGGTAGCTGATTTATCACGCGCCACTCTCGATAACCTAGTTGAATTTGTGAAGCACGGCGTTGGCTTTGGCGAAAAAGATTTTTCGGTTCATGTCCAAGATGGCAAGGACTTGAAAATGCTTTATGATGTGGAAGAGACAGAAAACTTGCCAAAACTGCTGACCGAACTTG GCGTCTCGCCTGACAGTTTTGTCACCAtcatggacgacgacgatgatgggCTTGTGAACGTGGTTATTCTTATCGAAGCACC AAAAACTGCCGATGACAACGCTAGTGCAATCCAAGCATTACATCCTGATAAAAAGCTGGACATCCCTAAGAAACCCGCCAAGAAACCACCTCAGCCACCGACCTCAAATGGGGCCGTCGTCTCGAATGGCACAAGCCTTACTTTGGAGGGCGACAACGAGAAGACGCAGAAAAACCCCAAGCGACCTCGCGAGGGCGGCGAAGCCGATGAAGCTGCTAACGGAAGGGAGCCGAAGAAAGCCAAGATACGTGGCGGAGACGATGACGTTGTCGTAGTCACAGACGAAGGTGGTGCCTTGGTCATTTCAGACGACGAGGATTGA
- a CDS encoding golgi membrane protein translates to MAEAAPSTSRTSAGGTENANKFQHAISAWRTVDLTNLVSGLDNTASEIVTYQRDSVVQRKDLAQKTKDFRKLDDASKLAEIKGLLKAYQTFIDLLTNHSKSINSSFIQAYNALSEAPDPYPLLEAAVDSMLLTEDTLPKLTEENQHLQKTVTQLTSQLDDTESRLQTERAARKELEDNLESRVKEVETTWIAVVDEKKDNWAAKEKALEEKLENQERLLSGIRATEEVNERLGKSTSDADESQQRSYVMGAELEMVNSELERTSARLAEVEARNEQLRLELAEQAKKSQSSNQLQNQQLEDDPAYMRMRSENSSLMRKLDASRVEKESLRRDLDTRMRGLEREVALLREERENLRAKVQKWSDYEDIKQELEVLKSIEFAMGDEDDVQGGQDDDTGADASNTGKGKGDTLEQLLLARNKKLSDELTILRVSHQDLQTRLSDLQEELSRTNAELERSQNLNEKLENDLSTLQAEGANAFPSGASVAGTYVNRYAPSMAGSRRPGAGGGRTSPTSSIISGFASGGGGLGSERDPMGGGSGILPMITAQRDRFKKRNAQLEQELSETHRNISQLRQEIAALQKDNLKLYEKSRYVQSYNRGGGMHPTAAAGASPMMGGAVSSSSSAFSANPNPSTISIGGGSINGPIALDQYRKAYESNLSPFAAFRGRESARAYKRMSLPERVVYSITRMVLASRTSRNLFAAYCLALHLLVFMSLYWLGTVDVENHASNLGGAAAAAAAAGHGAKGAAAAHGDWHSDDFKGT, encoded by the exons ATGGCCGAAGCTGCCCCTTCCACCTCCCGAACCTCTGCGGGCGGGACGGAGAACGCAAACAAGTTTCAACATGCCATATCCGCCTGGAGGA CCGTCGACCTCACCAATCTGGTCTCAGGGCTGGACAATACCGCATCCGAGATTGTCACCTATCAGCGCGACTCGGTTGTTCAACGCAAAGATCTAGCACAAAAGACGAAGGACTTCAGAAAACTAGACGATGCCAGCAAGTTGGCAGAGATCAAGGGCTTGCTCAAAG CATATCAAACGTTTATTGACCTCCTTACGAATCACTCCAAATCAATCAATTCTTCCTTCATACAAGCATACAACGCTCTTTCCGAAGCCCCCGATCCATACCCGCTCCTCGAGGCTGCAGTGGACTCGATGCTCCTGACAGAGGACACCCTTCCCAAGTTGACTGAGGAGAACCAACATTTGCAAAAGACAGTCACTCAGCTGACTTCGCAGCTTGATGATACTGAATCTCGCCTGCAGACGGAGCGCGCCGCGCGCAAAGAACTGGAGGACAACCTCGAATCCAGAGTCAAGGAGGTAGAGACCACATGGATCGCAGTAGTGGACGAAAAGAAGGATAACTGGGCTGCCAAGGAAAAGGCTTTGGAGGAGAAACTTGAGAACCAGGAACGGTTACTGAGTGGCATTCGGGCCACAGAGGAGGTCAATGAGCGGCTTGGCAAGTCTACGAGCGATGCAGATGAGTCTCAGCAAAGATCATACGTCATGGGCGCTGAGCTTGAGATGGTCAATTCTGAACTGGAACGCACAAGTGCTCGTTTGGCCGAGGTCGAGGCTCGCAACGAGCAGCTACGTCTCGAGCTTGCGGAACAGGCCAAGAAGTCACAAAGCAGCAACCAGCTCCAGAACCAACAACTCGAAGATGACCCGGCGTACATGCGTATGCGCTCAGAGAACTCGTCGCTGATGCGCAAACTGGACGCCTCGCGAGTCGAAAAGGAATCGCTCAGGCGCGACCTTGATACACGCATGCGCGGACTCGAGCGTGAGGTGGCTTTGCTTCGGGAGGAGCGGGAAAACTTGCGTGCAAAGGTGCAGAAGTGGAGTGATTACGAAGACATAAAGCAGGAGCTTGAGGTGCTAAAGAGCATTGAGTTCGCCATGGGTGACGAAGATGATGTCCAAGGCGGCCAGGACGATGACACTGGTGCTGACGCTTCCAATaccggcaagggcaagggagACACACTCGAGCAGCTTTTGTTGGCGAGAAACAAGAAGCTCAGCGATGAGCTTACCATTCTGAGAGTTTCGCACCAAGATCTTCAGACACGACTTTCGGATCTACAAGAAGAACTCTCAAGGACGAATGCGGAGCTGGAAAGGTCACAGAACTTGAACGAAAAGCTTGAGAATGACCTCTCGACGCTCCAGGCTGAGGGGGCTAATGCTTTCCCGTCAGGCGCATCGGTGGCTGGGACTTATGTGAACCGATATGCGCCTTCTATGGCTGGCAGTCGGAGGCCTGGGGCCGGGGGCGGACGGACAAGCCCTACCTCCTCAATCATCAGTGGCTTCGCATCCGGCGGAGGTGGCCTGGGCAGTGAGCGCGACCCGATGGGTGGCGGCTCTGGTATCTTGCCAATGATCACTGCTCAGCGTGACAGATTCAAGAAACGAAACGCACAACTCGAACAGGAGCTCTCCGAGACACACCGCAACATCTCACAGCTAAGGCAGGAGATTGCTGCCCTGCAAAAGGACAACTTGAAGCTGTACGAAAAATCCCGGTATGTGCAAAGCTACAACCGAGGCGGCGGGATGCACcccacggcggcggccggaGCCTCGCCCATGATGGGCGGCGCCGTGAGCTCCTCATCCTCAGCCTTCTCAGCCAATCCCAACCCGTCGACGATATCAATTGGTGGTGGGAGTATCAATGGGCCCATAGCTCTGGACCAATACCGAAAGGCATACGAGTCCAACTTGAGCCCGTTTGCGGCGTTCAGGGGCCGGGAGTCGGCGCGCGCCTACAAGCGCATGTCACTTCCTGAACGAGTCGTCTATTCGATTACACGTATGGTGCTTGCCAGCCGCACCAGTCGCAACCTCTTTGCGGCGTACTGTCTGGCGCTTCATTTGCTGGTCTTCATGTCACTCTATTGGCTCGGTACTGTAGATGTCGAGAACCACGCCAGCAACCTCGGCGGCgcggcggctgcggcggcagcagctggTCATGGAGCAAaaggagcagcagccgcgCATGGAGACTGGCACAGTGACGATTTTAAGGGGACATAA
- a CDS encoding G-protein coupled receptor has protein sequence MTHFKMSGTPIDAVRLDQLNQYSIIERVCSVLSLLGSVFIIATFCYSNMFHKPINRLVFFASFGNMMTNVGTLMARSYVGDTDGAGCQFQAFLIQMFLPADTLWTLAMAVNVYLTFYHKFDAVKLRKMEIPYLFICYGLPFVIALTYVFIQSPERGRMYGDATLWCWISPRWDIWRLTTFYGPIWLIILVTFFIYIRAGGEIYRKHQQLRNFHSSTRSHHEPEPLPPMDDPLVSSKTTEVSITSEAVMPAVPGAIDLAPLGRRASDNAQQAPPPIPGPAYSVQISSTGTNTNDRRPSHHPELTIQPTRATLTRTTTRIGAIQQRSRANQDATNAAWSYTKCALLFFTAMLVTWLPSSANRVYSVIHANQVNLTLEYMSAFVLPLQGFWNAVIYIVTSWKACKLVFHDIFLSRMPVTELIDYRSSIIRRRQQSSNNRQSQAAGAGTGVAGSSHSRKESGSAGRITPQPSDKNYENESMTDLASRPSLQEPGQERRPHRGV, from the exons ATGACACATTTCAAAATGTCGGGGACTCCAATAGATGCTGTCCGGCTGGATCAGCTGAACCAGTATTCTATCATTGAGCGTGTCTGCTCAGTTCTATCACTTCTTGGAAGCGTATTCATCATCGCCACTTTCTGCTACTCCAACATGTTCCACAAGCCCATAAACAGGCTGGTCTTCTTTGCCTCCTTTGGCAATATGATGACCAATGTTGGAACATTAATGGCGAGGTCATATGTTGGCGATACCGACGGAGCCGGCTGCCAGTTCCAGGCATTTTTGATTCAAAT GTTCTTACCGGCGGACACCCTATGGACACTAGCCATGGCTGTTAATGTTTACTTGACCTTCTATCACAAGTTTGACGCCGTTAAGCTCCGCAAGATGGAGATACCCTATCTCTTCATATGCTACGGGCTACCCTTTGTTATTGCCCTAACCTATGTCTTCATACAATCGCCTGAACGTGGGCGCATGTATGGAGATGCAACTTTGTGGTGCTGGATCAGCCCTCGTTGGGATATATGGCGCTTGACTACGTTTTATGGTCCAATCTGGCTCATTATTCTCGTTACATTCTTCATCTATATCCGCGCCGGCGGTGAGATCTACCGGAAGCACCAGCAGCTTCGCAACTTTCACTCGAGCACGCGCAGCCATCACGAGCCCGAACCTCTGCCGCCGATGGACGATCCCCTGGTTTCCAGCAAAACCACCGAAGTCTCCATCACGTCCGAGGCGGTGATGCCTGCAGTACCAGGGGCGATAGATCTCGCACCACTGGGTAGGCGCGCGTCGGACAACGCCCAACAAGCTCCTCCCCCTATTCCCGGACCTGCGTACTCGGTGCAGATCTCGTCGACTGGAACCAACACCAACGACCGAAGGCCGTCCCATCATCCAGAGCTGACCATCCAGCCCACCCGGGCCACCTTGACACGCACGACTACCAGAATAGGGGCCATTCAACAGCGCTCGCGGGCGAACCAGGATGCCACCAACGCGGCTTGGTCATACACAAAGTGCGCGCTGCTGTTTTTCACGGCCATGCTGGTGACGTGGCTCCCGTCCTCGGCCAACCGCGTTTACTCAGTCATCCACGCCAACCAAGTCAATCTGACTCTCGAGTACATGAGCGCCTTTGTGCTGCCGCTCCAGGGATTCTGGAACGCCGTCATCTACATAGTGACGAGTTGGAAGGCGTGCAAGCTGGTGTTCCACGACATTTTTTTGTCGAGGATGCCAGTCACGGAGCTGATTGACTATAGGTCGTCCATCATCCGTCGTCGCCAGCAAAGCTCTAATAATCGTCAGTCTCAGGCCGCGGGCGCCGGGACCGGGGTGGCCGGATCAAGCCACTCGCGCAAGGAATCCGGGTCCGCGGGGAGGATCACCCCTCAACCGTCAGACAAGAACTACGAGAATGAGAGCATGACGGACCTGGCGAGCAGACCTTCGTTGCAAGAACCGGGGCAGGAGAGGCGGCCTCATCGCGGCGTTTGA